In Arthrobacter citreus, a genomic segment contains:
- a CDS encoding HRDC domain-containing protein, translated as MTAQIPGSSTQTPSADQNVEPPQLPLLEAPKDGVPLIIDTPRGLERAAKALAAGTGPAGVDAERASGFRYGQRAFLVQIRREGSGTWLIDPEPFDNLDIINDALSGVEWILHAATQDLPCLSELGMWPDKLFDTELAARLAGLPRVGLAAVIENLLGFTLAKEHSAADWSTRPLPEPWLRYAALDVEVLAELRIELIKLLDDAGKLSFAEQEFEAIRTAPPTPPRVDPWRRTNGMHQLRDRRQLAVVRELWTEREHLAENRDTAPGRLIPDSAIVAAARAMPATVPQLLSTPGFHGRAAQKEAPRWMRCISAGRSSTDLPPLHIPTHAPPPPRVWAKNDPVAAARLQTAKPRLAAVAEKLNLPIENLLTPDTLRRVAWRPPADINLDSISAALRGLGAREWQIEQTAAVLTVAFLDPDPLVEKEKDTSAAR; from the coding sequence ATGACCGCGCAAATACCCGGCTCCTCCACGCAGACCCCATCCGCTGACCAGAACGTTGAGCCCCCGCAGCTCCCGTTACTGGAGGCACCAAAAGACGGGGTGCCTCTGATCATCGACACCCCCAGGGGCCTGGAAAGAGCGGCAAAGGCCCTGGCCGCGGGAACGGGACCCGCAGGCGTCGACGCTGAACGCGCCTCCGGATTCCGCTACGGCCAGCGCGCCTTCCTGGTCCAGATCCGCCGTGAGGGCTCCGGCACCTGGCTAATCGACCCGGAACCGTTCGACAACCTGGACATCATCAACGACGCACTTTCGGGCGTCGAGTGGATCCTGCACGCTGCAACCCAGGACCTTCCCTGCCTGTCCGAGCTGGGAATGTGGCCGGACAAGCTCTTCGACACGGAGCTCGCCGCCCGTCTGGCCGGTCTCCCCCGCGTTGGCCTGGCCGCCGTCATCGAGAACCTGCTCGGCTTCACCCTGGCCAAGGAACATTCCGCGGCGGACTGGTCCACGCGCCCGCTGCCCGAACCCTGGCTCCGCTACGCGGCACTGGACGTTGAGGTCCTGGCGGAACTGCGGATCGAACTCATCAAACTGCTCGACGACGCCGGGAAGCTCAGCTTCGCCGAGCAGGAGTTCGAGGCCATCCGCACGGCGCCTCCCACGCCCCCGCGGGTGGATCCATGGCGCCGCACCAACGGAATGCACCAGCTGCGGGACCGCCGCCAGCTCGCCGTCGTCCGCGAACTCTGGACCGAACGCGAGCACCTTGCGGAAAACCGCGACACCGCTCCGGGACGGCTGATCCCGGACTCCGCCATCGTTGCCGCGGCACGCGCCATGCCCGCCACGGTGCCCCAGCTGCTCTCTACTCCGGGCTTCCACGGCCGTGCCGCCCAGAAGGAGGCTCCGCGGTGGATGCGCTGCATTTCCGCGGGCCGGTCCTCTACGGACCTGCCGCCGCTGCACATTCCCACGCATGCGCCGCCACCCCCGAGGGTGTGGGCCAAGAACGATCCGGTGGCAGCAGCCCGGCTCCAGACCGCAAAGCCGCGGCTGGCCGCCGTCGCCGAGAAGCTGAACCTGCCGATCGAGAACCTGCTGACGCCGGACACCCTGCGCCGGGTGGCGTGGCGTCCGCCGGCTGACATTAATCTGGACAGCATCAGTGCTGCCCTTCGGGGTCTGGGCGCGCGCGAATGGCAGATCGAGCAGACTGCCGCCGTGCTCACCGTGGCGTTCCTGGATCCCGATCCGTTGGTGGAAAAGGAAAAGGACACCTCGGCTGCCCGGTAA
- a CDS encoding DUF3592 domain-containing protein, whose product MVLEAHDDRRVLDEGVRTTGVITNVEFSTGGRQKEYKELTVSFLTEDRRVYAKGARERYYEHIDGSKSTVSDEMHGEKRVVFYDRSDPSKSVIEGEPQSFTAGYLVILLSVGFGASFIWTGGGGLRRKQA is encoded by the coding sequence ATGGTCCTGGAGGCCCACGATGACCGCAGAGTCCTGGACGAAGGTGTCCGAACCACTGGTGTCATCACCAACGTCGAGTTTTCCACCGGTGGCAGGCAAAAAGAATACAAGGAACTGACAGTTTCCTTTCTCACCGAGGACAGACGTGTTTACGCCAAAGGCGCCCGTGAGCGCTATTACGAGCATATCGACGGATCAAAATCGACAGTTTCAGATGAAATGCATGGGGAGAAAAGAGTAGTTTTCTATGATCGCTCTGATCCGAGCAAGTCAGTCATAGAAGGCGAGCCTCAATCATTCACTGCGGGTTATTTGGTGATCCTGTTATCGGTCGGCTTCGGAGCTTCGTTCATCTGGACAGGCGGGGGTGGTCTGCGAAGAAAACAAGCGTGA
- a CDS encoding DUF2975 domain-containing protein, giving the protein MTKAAAAELKLILAILFAGAVVAQTVILPWMGADVVAHFPEVRNLYRPILVLSVLAVACVEASLVCLWRILTLAGQDRLRRRASFRWFRSLVSSLLAAAGLMAAILAVITEADQGTGGPIPPLALLLGIGGCTCAALIVMVKYRQLGRAAEYRQLP; this is encoded by the coding sequence GTGACCAAAGCAGCCGCAGCCGAGCTCAAGCTGATCCTTGCCATTCTGTTCGCCGGAGCTGTGGTTGCCCAGACCGTCATCCTGCCCTGGATGGGCGCTGACGTCGTCGCGCACTTTCCGGAAGTCCGGAACCTGTACCGGCCCATCCTGGTGCTGTCCGTCCTCGCGGTGGCCTGCGTCGAGGCGTCGCTGGTGTGTCTTTGGCGAATACTGACACTGGCCGGCCAGGACCGCCTTCGGCGGCGGGCCTCGTTTCGCTGGTTCAGATCCCTCGTGTCATCACTGCTGGCCGCTGCCGGCCTGATGGCCGCGATTCTGGCCGTGATTACGGAGGCGGACCAGGGAACGGGCGGGCCAATCCCTCCGCTGGCGCTGCTGCTGGGCATCGGCGGGTGTACCTGCGCCGCACTGATTGTCATGGTGAAGTACCGTCAGCTGGGCCGTGCGGCCGAGTATCGCCAGCTCCCGTGA
- a CDS encoding GNAT family N-acetyltransferase translates to MPTLDYAAGADLPLTAVVRLYESVGWSAYTDAPHTLAAGLAGSAKVAVAWEGPELVGLARVVSDGHTVCYLQDVLVDPRHQRTGLGRRLVELVLAPFAHVRQKVLLTDTEPGQKTFYESLGYRQAGGDLPADDNAGLPLRAFVRFDA, encoded by the coding sequence ATGCCCACCCTTGACTATGCCGCCGGCGCCGACCTGCCCCTTACCGCCGTCGTCCGCCTGTATGAATCCGTGGGCTGGAGCGCATACACGGATGCGCCGCACACCCTGGCAGCAGGGCTGGCGGGATCCGCGAAAGTGGCGGTGGCCTGGGAAGGGCCGGAGCTGGTGGGCCTGGCCCGGGTCGTCTCGGACGGCCACACGGTCTGTTACCTGCAGGACGTCCTGGTTGATCCGCGGCACCAGCGCACGGGGCTGGGCCGGCGGCTGGTGGAACTGGTGCTGGCACCGTTTGCCCACGTGCGTCAAAAAGTGCTGCTGACGGACACCGAACCCGGACAGAAAACCTTTTACGAGTCACTCGGCTACCGGCAGGCAGGCGGAGACCTGCCGGCGGACGACAACGCCGGCCTGCCACTGCGCGCCTTTGTCCGGTTCGATGCGTGA
- a CDS encoding SRPBCC domain-containing protein, with the protein MPNAASTEIIFSTALACPPEEVWRALTATNVTRSWMWNSILRGPMEPGTDYSMGADGEDLTVGTVLETDAPYRLVMTFDARWDERVAGEPAGELEYLITPTGDSESVFSVRLSGLTGVSADAAEQDTPAIYSRFKAWLEQTDVG; encoded by the coding sequence ATGCCCAATGCTGCTTCCACTGAGATCATCTTTTCCACCGCTTTGGCGTGTCCACCCGAAGAGGTGTGGCGCGCACTCACCGCCACCAACGTGACCCGCAGCTGGATGTGGAACTCGATTCTTCGCGGGCCGATGGAGCCCGGCACCGACTACTCCATGGGCGCTGACGGCGAAGACTTGACTGTGGGAACGGTCCTGGAGACTGACGCTCCCTACCGGCTGGTGATGACGTTCGACGCGCGCTGGGACGAAAGAGTGGCCGGCGAACCGGCCGGCGAGCTCGAATACCTCATCACGCCCACCGGGGACAGCGAATCGGTGTTCAGCGTGCGGCTGTCGGGACTGACCGGAGTGAGCGCGGACGCCGCGGAACAGGACACCCCTGCCATATACTCCCGGTTCAAGGCCTGGCTCGAGCAAACCGACGTCGGCTAG